CACGGTGTCGTAGACCGCGGTGTGGCCGGGCAGGTTGGCGGTGAACGGCCGGCCGGTGATCTCGATGACCTCCAGCGCCCGGACGATCCGCCGGCCGTTGCTCGCGAGGATCGCGGCGGCGGCGGCCGGGTCCAGCTCGGCGAGCCGGCGGTGCAGCGCCCCGGAGCCGTTTTCGGCCAGCTCGGTCTCGAGTCGGACGCGCACGGACGGATCGGTGCCGGGGAACTCCATCTCGTCCACGGCGGCCCGCACGTACAGGCCGGAGCCGCCGACCAGGACGGGCGTGCGGCCTGCCGCGAGCAGCCGGTCGATCTCGGCGCGGGCCAGCCGCTGGTACTCGGCGACGCTGGCGGCCTCGGTGACGTCCCAGATGTCCAGCAGGTGGTGCGGAACTCCGCCGCGCTCGGCCCCGGTGAGTTTGGCGGTGCCGATGTCCATGCCCCGGTAGAGCTGCATCGAGTCGGTGTTGACCACCTCGCCGCCGAGGGCCTGGGCGAGGGCAACGGCGAGGTCCGACTTGCCGGCGGCGGTGGCGCCGACCACGGAGACGACGCGGGAGGGGACGGGGCTGGAGCTGCTCACCCGCCCAGTCTCCCAAACCCTGCGGCGGACGTCGCACAGCCGTATCGTTTTGTCCGATTGCGCCCGGTTTGCCGCGGAGAACATCAGGGCACATCCGAGCGTTGGAGGAGATGGGACACCGGCCCGCGGGGTCCGGCCCTCCCACCGGACGAGGAGACCAGCCATGGGACTGAAGGACAGCCTCAAGGTCAAGGCCGACGAGCTCAAGGTCAAGGCGAGCGAACTCACCGGCCGGCACGAGGAGAAGATCGACAACGCCGTCGACAAGACCGGCGAGGCCGTCGACAAGGCGACCAAGCACAAGTACCACGAGAAGATCGAGCACGGCACGGCCAAGGCCAAGCACCTGGTGAACGACTTCGCCACCAAGCCGGGCGAGGGCGGGGCCTCGTGAACCGGCCGGCGCGGGTGCCGGCCGGGGCCCGGGCTCAGCGCCAGGAGGCCACCAGGTAGCCGACGCCGTACGGGGCCTCGTCGTGGAGCAGCCGGCCGCTCAGGCCCGCGCCCTCCGCGGCTCCGGCCAGCACCTGCCAGGGCGCTCGCCCGTCGGCCTGCAGCTCGGCCGAGAGCTGCGGGTCGAGGGCGGCCAGCGCGGCGGTGTCGGCCGTGGCCAGGGCGGCGGCCGCCGCGGCGTCGTACGCCTCGGACCGCTCGTCCCAGTAGCCCGGGGCCTTCACCGAACGGCAGGCGCTGCCGCCGCCCAGCACCAGCAGGCCGACCCGGTCCGCGAGGTCGGCCAGGCCCTTGCCCAGACCGGCCAGGCGGTCGGGGGCGGTGTCTGGGCGGACGGCGCAGGCGTGCGCGGGCAGGTCGGCGCCCGCCTCGGCCAGCAGCCAGGCCCCGACGGTGAGCGAGGGGGCGAGTTCGGGGCCGGACACCTCGGGGGCCGGCAGCCGCACCGCGAGGTCCACCCCGTAGCGGCGCAGCGATCCGGCGCCGCCCTCCGTCCAGACCTGCGCCTTCGGGCCCGTACCGACCAGGACGATCAGCTCCGCGCCCGACCCGAGCAGCTCCCCCACCGCCTCGGCACAGGCGGCCCGCAGCCCGTCCAGCTCGGGCGCGGCACCGGCCGCCACCTCCGGAACGATCAACGGCGGACAGGGGCACACGGCGGCGGCAACCAGCATGTCGATCACTCTAGTCGGCAAGCCCCCGGCGCAGGTCGGGCCGAGCCCGAACACGGGTGTGTGGGGGGCACCCACGAGGTGCCCCCCACGCGTACGGGTCACCCCTCTCGGGGTCTCCCGGACCGTCAGTCGCAGCCGCAGCCCGGTGCGGCCGCCGGGGCGGGTGCCGGGGCGCCGATGGTGGGGATGCCGAGCATCACGCCGGCCGGCTTGGCTGCCGGGGCGGCCTGCCGCTTCTCCCAGGCGTCGCCGGCGCGGGTCCGCCGGACGGCGATCGGGGTGCCCTCCGCGAGGAGGTGGTGCGGGGCGGCGTAGGTGATCTCGACGGTGACCATGTCGCCGGGGCGGACGCCCTCCGCGGGCCGGGTGAAGTGCACCAGCCGGTTGTCCGGGGCGCGGCCGGAGAGCCGGTCCGTCCGGTCGTCCTTCTTGCCCTCGCCCTCCGCGACGAGGATCTCCAGCCGCCGGCCGACCTGCTTCTTGTTCTCCTCCCAGGAGATCTCCTCCTGGAGGGCGATCAGCCGGTCGTAGCGCTCCTGGACGACCGCCTTCGGGATCTGGTCGGCCATCTCGGCGGCCGGGGTACCGGGCCGCTTGGAGTACTGGAAGGTGAAGGCGTTGGCGAAGCGGGCCTCGCGGACGACGTGCAGGGTCTGCTCGAAGTCCTCGTCGGTCTCGCCGGGGAAGCCCACGATGATGTCGGTGGAGATCGCCGCGTCCGGCATGGCCTCGCGGACCTTGCGGATGATGTCGAGGTAGCGGGCCTGCCGGTAGGAGCGCCGCATC
This genomic window from Streptomyces sp. TLI_235 contains:
- a CDS encoding tRNA dimethylallyltransferase; the encoded protein is MFSAANRAQSDKTIRLCDVRRRVWETGRVSSSSPVPSRVVSVVGATAAGKSDLAVALAQALGGEVVNTDSMQLYRGMDIGTAKLTGAERGGVPHHLLDIWDVTEAASVAEYQRLARAEIDRLLAAGRTPVLVGGSGLYVRAAVDEMEFPGTDPSVRVRLETELAENGSGALHRRLAELDPAAAAAILASNGRRIVRALEVIEITGRPFTANLPGHTAVYDTVQIGVRVPRPELDERIELRVDRMWQAGLLDEVRELEKAGLRGGKTASRALGYQQVLAFFAGECTEDEARAETVRATRRFARRQESWFRRDDRIHWLDRPAGADPVDLLTRSLELVGA
- a CDS encoding antitoxin protein of toxin-antitoxin system, translating into MGLKDSLKVKADELKVKASELTGRHEEKIDNAVDKTGEAVDKATKHKYHEKIEHGTAKAKHLVNDFATKPGEGGAS